A single window of Rhizobium indicum DNA harbors:
- a CDS encoding DegQ family serine endoprotease: MSHILRNHRAAALVGAAFIAGAACLPFAINASNAVAAPSDTGGTLAPSGSFASIVDADKPAVVTITTTMKATDVSEQESPMDEQFRQFFEDQGIPLPRQAPQKRPSQQAMALGSGFIISPDGVIVTNNHVIDNAVDIKVTLDDGTELPAKLIGTDPKSDVAVLKIEAGKPLQTIAWGDSDRLKLGDQILAIGNPFGIGTTVTAGIVSARGRDLHSGPYDDFIQIDAPINHGNSGGPLVDRSGNVVGINTAIYSPNGGSVGVGFAIPSDEAKAIVAKLQKDGSIDHGYLGVQIQPVTKDVADAVGLDKTGGALVAAVTADTPAAHAGLKPGDIVTSVGGESVKTPKDLSRLVADLSPGAKKSLSVWRDGKTIDLNVTVGTNEEGQKQAAAESPDTQDQSSGQPSLGIGLADLTPDVRQQLNLPRSVNGAVVAKVAPDKSAAAAGIQSGDVIVSVNDRPVHNARDVKTAIADAGKAGRKSVLLLVERDGNKTFVAVPFGAA; the protein is encoded by the coding sequence ATGTCACACATCCTCCGCAACCATCGCGCAGCAGCGCTTGTCGGGGCCGCGTTCATCGCCGGCGCGGCATGCCTACCCTTCGCCATCAACGCCTCCAATGCCGTTGCCGCGCCGTCGGATACCGGCGGTACTCTCGCCCCCAGCGGCTCGTTTGCCTCCATCGTCGATGCCGACAAGCCTGCCGTCGTCACCATTACCACCACAATGAAAGCCACCGATGTCAGCGAGCAGGAATCGCCGATGGACGAGCAGTTCCGCCAGTTCTTCGAGGATCAGGGCATCCCGCTGCCGCGCCAGGCACCGCAAAAGCGGCCTTCGCAGCAGGCGATGGCGCTCGGCTCCGGCTTCATCATCAGCCCGGACGGGGTGATCGTCACCAACAACCATGTCATCGACAATGCCGTCGATATCAAAGTGACGCTGGATGACGGCACGGAACTGCCGGCCAAGCTGATCGGCACCGACCCGAAATCCGATGTCGCCGTGCTGAAGATAGAGGCGGGCAAGCCGCTGCAGACCATTGCCTGGGGCGATTCCGACAGGCTGAAGCTCGGCGACCAGATTCTGGCGATCGGCAACCCTTTCGGCATCGGCACTACGGTGACGGCAGGCATCGTCTCGGCGCGCGGCCGCGACCTGCACAGCGGACCCTATGATGATTTCATCCAGATCGACGCCCCGATCAACCATGGCAATTCCGGCGGTCCGCTGGTCGACCGCAGCGGCAATGTCGTCGGCATCAACACCGCCATCTATTCGCCGAATGGCGGCAGCGTCGGTGTCGGTTTCGCCATTCCTTCCGATGAGGCCAAGGCGATCGTCGCCAAGCTGCAGAAGGACGGCTCGATCGATCACGGCTATCTTGGCGTGCAGATCCAGCCGGTCACCAAGGATGTCGCCGATGCCGTCGGCCTCGATAAGACCGGCGGCGCGCTGGTTGCCGCCGTCACCGCCGATACGCCGGCCGCCCATGCCGGCCTGAAGCCCGGCGATATCGTCACCTCAGTCGGCGGCGAGAGCGTCAAGACGCCGAAGGACCTGTCGCGCCTGGTCGCCGACCTTTCGCCGGGCGCGAAAAAATCCCTCAGCGTCTGGCGCGACGGCAAGACGATCGATCTCAACGTCACCGTCGGCACCAATGAGGAAGGCCAGAAGCAGGCGGCGGCCGAAAGCCCCGACACTCAAGACCAGAGCAGCGGCCAGCCGAGCCTCGGCATCGGCCTTGCCGACCTGACGCCCGACGTGCGCCAGCAGCTTAACCTGCCGCGCTCCGTCAACGGCGCGGTGGTCGCCAAGGTCGCTCCGGACAAGTCTGCGGCTGCCGCCGGCATCCAGTCCGGCGATGTCATCGTCTCGGTGAATGACAGACCTGTTCATAACGCCCGCGACGTCAAGACCGCGATCGCAGACGCAGGCAAGGCCGGCCGCAAGTCGGTGCTGCTGCTCGTCGAACGCGACGGCAACAAAACCTTCGTCGCCGTGCCGTTTGGGGCGGCCTGA
- a CDS encoding NmrA/HSCARG family protein, producing MSAHEKPLIAIAGATSKQGRSVAATLLDSQRFRVRAFTRKKDSPEALRLEERGAEIVAVPLELGRQKDLVAAFKGADGAFLMTPPIAPPETIEAPLGRQLADAAVEAGVGHIVFSTLENVEKITSGTKYAPHFTDKALVADYIRGLPVSHSFVMLAFFYTNLLEYYVPRMEGDTLLLPVYLPEDFRAPFVDPLTATGPAVLEIFSNPERYNGKTLPIVGDIISPREMIETFQRVTGLKAAYRNAFTQDGLLRYFPEFAANELLVRELLGMVEYAVDCGYFGKEHDLDWSRRLNADTLNWEQYLKTTRWRGDKQSFGL from the coding sequence ATGTCTGCACATGAAAAGCCACTTATCGCGATTGCCGGTGCAACGAGCAAACAGGGGCGCAGCGTCGCCGCGACACTCCTTGACAGCCAACGTTTCCGGGTGCGTGCTTTCACCCGGAAGAAGGATTCGCCTGAGGCTTTACGTCTGGAGGAACGCGGCGCTGAAATCGTGGCCGTCCCTCTCGAACTTGGCCGTCAAAAGGACCTCGTCGCCGCCTTCAAAGGCGCGGATGGCGCATTTCTGATGACGCCGCCGATCGCCCCGCCGGAGACCATCGAGGCTCCTCTCGGCCGACAACTGGCGGATGCCGCCGTTGAGGCCGGCGTCGGGCATATTGTTTTCAGCACCCTTGAGAATGTCGAGAAGATCACCAGCGGGACGAAGTATGCGCCGCATTTTACCGACAAAGCGCTCGTTGCAGACTATATTCGCGGCCTGCCGGTCTCCCATTCCTTCGTCATGCTGGCATTCTTCTACACGAATCTGCTCGAATATTATGTGCCGCGCATGGAGGGCGATACGCTCCTCCTGCCGGTCTATCTTCCTGAAGATTTCCGAGCGCCTTTTGTCGATCCGCTGACGGCGACCGGGCCGGCCGTCCTCGAGATTTTCTCAAACCCCGAGCGCTACAACGGGAAAACGCTGCCGATCGTTGGCGATATCATTTCTCCGCGCGAGATGATCGAAACCTTTCAGCGCGTGACCGGGCTCAAGGCCGCGTATCGAAACGCTTTCACCCAGGATGGCCTCCTGCGCTATTTTCCAGAGTTTGCCGCCAACGAACTTCTCGTTCGAGAGCTTCTGGGGATGGTCGAATATGCTGTCGACTGTGGCTATTTCGGCAAGGAGCACGATCTCGATTGGAGCCGTCGCCTGAACGCCGATACGCTCAACTGGGAGCAGTATCTCAAGACGACGAGGTGGCGTGGCGATAAACAATCTTTTGGACTCTAA
- a CDS encoding LysR family transcriptional regulator yields the protein MNGREFTKIDWDDLRHFLALAQSGTLLGAAKQLGVEHATISRRVSSLEAGLGRKLVDRRGRRIMLTSEGEQVARHAALVAVQTAAIEQLGRSSATELRGHVRISAPPALSSVLLAKPIAAVRRGHPGVQITLVGEKRLASLNRREADIAVRMSRPEDGDYSIVKLGETSFHLYASKTYLETVPPSDWTFIGYDETMNASPQQLRLIELAAGRPIAVRSSVLEFQAATACLGAGVVMLPDFAVLESSGLQRIETEQALTREVWLVVHSDIKDVPSVRVVVDALKNALGK from the coding sequence ATGAATGGGAGAGAATTCACAAAAATCGACTGGGACGACCTTCGGCATTTCTTGGCGCTCGCGCAGTCGGGAACGTTGCTTGGTGCAGCAAAGCAGCTCGGTGTCGAACACGCGACGATCAGCCGGCGCGTTTCGTCGCTTGAAGCCGGCCTGGGTCGCAAGCTCGTAGACCGCCGCGGACGGCGCATCATGTTAACCTCGGAGGGAGAGCAGGTTGCCAGGCACGCAGCTCTTGTCGCCGTGCAGACTGCGGCAATCGAGCAGCTTGGCCGCAGCAGCGCCACGGAATTGCGTGGCCATGTGAGGATCAGCGCGCCTCCCGCTCTCTCAAGCGTGCTGCTGGCAAAGCCGATCGCGGCCGTCAGGCGAGGCCATCCCGGTGTTCAGATCACGCTCGTCGGAGAAAAGCGCCTCGCATCCCTGAACAGACGAGAGGCCGATATCGCCGTGCGAATGTCGCGTCCGGAAGACGGCGATTACTCTATCGTCAAGCTCGGCGAGACAAGCTTCCATCTCTACGCATCAAAGACCTATCTCGAAACGGTTCCACCATCTGACTGGACCTTCATCGGTTACGACGAAACCATGAACGCCTCGCCGCAGCAGCTGCGGTTGATCGAACTGGCCGCCGGCCGGCCGATCGCCGTGCGGTCGTCCGTTCTGGAGTTTCAGGCCGCAACCGCATGCCTTGGCGCCGGTGTCGTCATGCTCCCCGATTTCGCCGTCCTGGAGTCCAGCGGTCTCCAACGCATTGAGACCGAACAGGCTTTGACAAGAGAAGTCTGGCTGGTTGTCCATTCGGACATCAAAGACGTTCCCTCAGTCCGCGTCGTGGTCGATGCGCTGAAAAACGCTCTCGGGAAATAG
- a CDS encoding quinone oxidoreductase family protein, translated as MTYQIIWLNAPGDITQFHIEEHHHSEPPCHGEIKIRHQAIGTNFLDIYQRKGIYPMPSYPSVIGAEAAGIVDDVGPGVSMFQKGDRVAYAGPPVGAYRSTRNIAAERAIKLPDAVSAKTAASSLLKGMTAYMLLKKTYDVGAGTQVLIHAAAGGLGSILVRWARSLDATVIGTVGSSEKAALAASYGADHLIVGRGADIVAEVKRLTNGLGVDVAYDGIGGDTLLKSIRSVRPFGMAVTIGQAAGPIPPVPVEELRPGKALCHPSIMAWCADVGQYREAALAAVGAMETGIVSQISAEYRLADVAQAHEEMESGRSAGSILLIP; from the coding sequence ATGACCTACCAAATCATATGGCTGAACGCCCCCGGTGACATCACCCAATTCCATATCGAGGAGCATCACCATTCTGAACCTCCCTGTCATGGCGAGATAAAAATCCGTCATCAGGCGATCGGAACCAACTTTCTCGACATCTATCAACGAAAGGGCATCTATCCGATGCCGTCCTACCCGTCGGTGATCGGTGCCGAGGCGGCGGGCATCGTCGACGATGTCGGGCCTGGCGTCTCCATGTTCCAAAAAGGTGACCGCGTCGCCTATGCCGGGCCGCCGGTTGGCGCCTATCGCTCCACGAGGAATATTGCCGCCGAAAGGGCGATCAAGCTTCCGGATGCCGTTTCGGCGAAAACGGCAGCGAGTTCGCTGCTCAAAGGCATGACCGCCTACATGCTGTTGAAAAAGACCTATGATGTGGGTGCAGGCACTCAGGTGCTGATCCATGCGGCCGCGGGCGGGCTCGGGAGCATCCTCGTTCGTTGGGCCAGATCGCTCGATGCCACCGTGATCGGGACGGTCGGCTCTTCCGAAAAGGCCGCACTCGCCGCATCTTATGGAGCCGATCACCTTATTGTTGGACGAGGCGCCGATATCGTCGCGGAAGTGAAGCGGCTGACGAACGGGCTTGGCGTCGACGTCGCCTATGACGGGATCGGCGGCGATACACTTCTCAAAAGCATACGTTCTGTCCGCCCATTCGGCATGGCTGTCACCATCGGTCAGGCCGCCGGTCCTATTCCACCAGTGCCTGTCGAGGAACTTCGCCCGGGCAAGGCGCTCTGCCATCCAAGCATCATGGCCTGGTGCGCTGACGTTGGACAGTATCGCGAGGCTGCTCTGGCTGCAGTCGGGGCGATGGAAACAGGGATCGTTTCGCAGATCAGTGCCGAATATCGTTTGGCCGATGTTGCCCAGGCGCACGAAGAGATGGAATCCGGACGCTCGGCGGGCAGTATCCTGCTGATCCCTTGA
- a CDS encoding LysR family transcriptional regulator — protein sequence MDSAGLSLERMRTFVRVAERGNLSMVARELGVGQSTVTRHLNELEEAVGVPLLSRTTRRVTLTDEGSRYYTNCLQILRLVEQAAEEARDARQAPAGAVRLSCTAALGVMHVTRLIFDFQDKHPDIRVDLNLTDERIDLVREGVDVALRLGPLADSAMKLHALGESHRLLVGAPAYLSVHGRPERPADLSRYETVVMSNVAGSDRLVLSSADGASLIIPVSGKLRVDHGLAAREAFSAGRGIGPAHLWLVHDLLDDGQLEVVLGDYRPLPVPVSLLIVPERAAIARVRLLVDFLVAEISKLPGIRPS from the coding sequence ATGGATAGTGCGGGATTGTCTCTCGAAAGAATGCGCACCTTTGTCCGAGTCGCCGAACGCGGCAATTTGTCGATGGTCGCAAGAGAGCTGGGTGTCGGTCAATCCACCGTGACGCGGCACCTCAATGAGCTTGAAGAGGCTGTCGGCGTACCGCTTCTCAGCCGAACCACGCGCCGCGTCACCCTGACCGACGAAGGCAGCCGCTATTATACCAACTGCCTGCAGATATTGCGCCTGGTCGAACAGGCTGCCGAAGAAGCGCGAGATGCCCGTCAGGCTCCCGCGGGCGCTGTTCGGCTTTCGTGTACGGCCGCGCTCGGCGTGATGCACGTCACGCGCCTGATCTTTGATTTCCAGGACAAGCATCCGGACATTCGGGTCGACCTCAACCTGACGGACGAGCGGATCGACCTGGTTCGCGAAGGCGTTGACGTCGCACTCCGTCTCGGGCCTCTCGCCGACAGCGCAATGAAACTTCATGCGCTCGGAGAGAGCCATCGGCTGCTGGTGGGCGCTCCGGCCTATTTGTCCGTTCACGGACGGCCGGAGCGCCCAGCCGATCTGTCACGCTACGAAACCGTCGTGATGTCGAATGTGGCGGGAAGCGATCGGCTCGTTCTTTCCTCTGCCGATGGCGCAAGCCTGATAATCCCGGTCAGTGGGAAGTTGCGCGTCGATCACGGGCTTGCGGCGCGCGAAGCTTTTTCCGCCGGACGCGGCATTGGTCCTGCACACCTCTGGTTGGTCCACGATCTTCTGGATGACGGCCAGCTCGAGGTCGTGCTTGGCGACTATCGTCCTTTACCGGTTCCGGTGAGCTTGCTGATCGTTCCAGAGCGTGCAGCCATTGCCCGCGTTCGGCTTCTCGTCGACTTTCTTGTCGCCGAGATTTCCAAATTGCCGGGAATCCGGCCATCGTGA
- the cysN gene encoding sulfate adenylyltransferase subunit CysN produces MTAAQTAVSAATVVNLPAAEPLKAVRDTRPLRLITCGSVDDGKSTLIGRLLWDTKAVKEDQAATLQRDSTGKQNDLGLPDFALLLDGLQAEREQGITIDVAYRYFSTDKRSFIVADTPGHEQYTRNMATGASTADLAILLIDARFGILEQTRRHATIASLLGIKQFVLAINKIDLTGYDRAGFDKISHDFREFALSLGVKQITAIPMSALKGENVVYSGQAAMPWYSGPTLVETLELATVRSSQTVGFRLSVQRVSRPGESFRGYQGTVAGGSVKPGDSVMILPSGMVANVSKIVTFDLVRNAAVAGDAITLVLDRQVDVARGDMIVSIDAQPQVGLAFDAQIVALQPEGIEPGKRYWLKSGSRRQRVQVQPLSQLELKTGIWNAAQRLYMNAIGKVRLVFDEAAIFDPYEQNRLSGSFILIDPETNNTVAGGMVTGKRTELGGLHNGEARVILSLPADLAEQIMASELFASRSHEAEVRRMTAAEAADLWSSAASDI; encoded by the coding sequence ATGACCGCAGCCCAAACCGCCGTCTCGGCCGCAACCGTCGTCAACCTGCCCGCCGCCGAGCCGCTCAAGGCCGTGCGCGATACCAGGCCGCTGCGCCTCATCACCTGCGGCAGCGTCGATGACGGCAAATCGACCTTGATCGGCCGCCTGCTCTGGGACACCAAGGCGGTCAAGGAAGACCAGGCCGCCACCCTGCAGCGCGATTCCACCGGCAAGCAGAACGATCTCGGCCTGCCCGACTTCGCATTGCTGCTCGACGGCCTGCAGGCCGAGCGCGAACAGGGCATCACCATCGATGTCGCCTATCGCTATTTCTCGACCGACAAGCGCTCCTTCATCGTCGCCGACACGCCCGGCCATGAGCAATATACCCGCAACATGGCGACCGGCGCCTCGACCGCCGATCTCGCCATTCTGCTGATCGATGCGCGCTTCGGCATTCTGGAGCAGACGCGCCGGCACGCGACGATCGCCTCGCTGCTCGGCATCAAGCAGTTTGTGCTTGCCATCAACAAGATCGACCTGACGGGCTATGACCGCGCCGGCTTCGACAAGATCAGCCATGATTTCCGGGAATTTGCCCTGTCGCTCGGCGTCAAGCAGATTACCGCCATTCCGATGTCGGCGCTGAAGGGCGAAAACGTCGTCTATTCCGGCCAGGCCGCCATGCCCTGGTACAGCGGCCCGACGCTGGTGGAAACGCTGGAGCTTGCCACGGTGCGCTCGTCGCAGACGGTCGGCTTCCGCCTTTCTGTCCAGCGCGTCTCGCGTCCCGGCGAAAGCTTCCGCGGCTATCAGGGCACGGTTGCCGGCGGCTCGGTCAAGCCGGGCGACAGCGTCATGATCCTGCCGTCCGGCATGGTCGCCAATGTCTCCAAGATCGTCACCTTCGATCTCGTCCGCAACGCTGCCGTTGCCGGCGACGCGATCACGCTGGTGCTCGACCGCCAGGTCGACGTGGCGCGCGGCGACATGATCGTCTCGATCGACGCCCAGCCGCAGGTCGGCCTTGCCTTCGACGCGCAGATCGTCGCGCTGCAGCCTGAGGGTATCGAGCCCGGAAAACGCTACTGGCTGAAGAGCGGCAGCCGCCGCCAGCGCGTTCAGGTGCAGCCGCTCAGCCAGTTGGAACTGAAGACCGGCATCTGGAATGCCGCCCAGCGGCTCTACATGAACGCCATCGGCAAAGTCCGGCTCGTCTTCGACGAAGCGGCGATCTTCGACCCCTATGAGCAGAACCGGCTTTCCGGCTCCTTCATCCTGATCGATCCGGAGACCAACAATACGGTCGCCGGCGGCATGGTAACCGGCAAGCGCACGGAACTTGGCGGTCTGCACAATGGCGAAGCCCGCGTCATCCTCTCGCTTCCGGCCGACCTTGCCGAGCAGATCATGGCAAGCGAACTCTTCGCCAGCCGCAGCCACGAGGCCGAGGTGCGGCGCATGACGGCGGCAGAAGCCGCCGACCTCTGGTCGAGCGCTGCTAGCGATATCTGA
- a CDS encoding peroxiredoxin-like family protein → MSTRYVDHPLQPGDRVPNVVFDAISSEGKIALDDFRGRSPLLIGLFRGLHCPFCRRHVAAMAYLNPMLREKGVQSLAVVNTPVERARLYFRYHPIPDLLAASDPVRASHQAFGLREVGIDTAMAILIDLPGELPEPMGVMAMDEFLNEKEGYQITEADQQMMTADHGQLVGQFLIDREGIVRWSFTEVLEAGLQTFQAPNSQELMSVASQVVH, encoded by the coding sequence ATGTCCACGCGCTATGTCGACCATCCGCTACAACCGGGCGACCGGGTCCCGAACGTTGTGTTTGATGCGATCTCGAGCGAGGGGAAGATCGCACTTGATGATTTTCGTGGCCGCAGCCCATTGTTGATCGGTTTGTTTCGAGGCCTGCATTGTCCGTTCTGCCGGCGCCATGTCGCGGCCATGGCATATCTCAACCCGATGCTGCGTGAGAAAGGCGTCCAATCCCTGGCGGTGGTAAACACCCCGGTTGAACGCGCACGGCTCTATTTCCGTTACCATCCGATACCCGATCTTCTTGCTGCTTCCGACCCGGTACGGGCTTCGCACCAAGCCTTCGGCCTACGCGAGGTCGGGATCGACACGGCCATGGCGATACTGATCGATCTTCCGGGCGAGTTGCCCGAGCCTATGGGCGTGATGGCAATGGACGAATTTCTCAACGAGAAGGAAGGATATCAGATTACGGAAGCCGATCAGCAGATGATGACTGCCGACCACGGGCAGCTTGTCGGTCAGTTCCTAATCGACCGGGAGGGTATCGTACGCTGGAGCTTCACTGAAGTTCTGGAGGCTGGGCTCCAGACATTCCAGGCACCGAATTCCCAGGAATTGATGTCGGTAGCTTCCCAAGTCGTACATTAA
- a CDS encoding LacI family DNA-binding transcriptional regulator has translation MRAAVERGRKARRGAQVKLSDVAKKVGVSPITISRALRNPEIVSEDLRQTILRTVEEMGYIPNLAARALAGRHNGIIGVITPALHQHGFAGLMIGIEDCLRATEFRVQYSNTLHHADGEAGELKSVLTQKPAGVIIAGAESYRDLLPLIENATCPIAHITDLSQEPATLVVGLDHHAAGAEPTRFLLSRGYERIGFIGRGTDIRSRRRKEGYEAALREAGRFDPDLAIGGDEGSSTGLGRELFARLLQRVPDIDAVFAQSDDLALGVLIECAVRGIRVPEDVGICGFNDLEFSAFTQPTLTTVQIARYDIGYRVADMLLRAIRDEPPGEDKVDCGFSIIPRGSTR, from the coding sequence ATGAGGGCAGCAGTGGAGCGGGGGCGGAAGGCCAGGCGCGGTGCGCAGGTGAAGTTGAGCGATGTGGCGAAGAAAGTGGGGGTCAGCCCGATCACGATTTCGCGCGCGCTTCGCAATCCTGAAATCGTCTCGGAGGATCTGCGCCAGACCATCCTTCGCACGGTGGAGGAAATGGGTTACATCCCCAATCTTGCCGCCCGGGCGCTGGCCGGCCGCCATAACGGCATCATCGGCGTCATCACGCCCGCTTTGCACCAGCACGGCTTCGCCGGCCTGATGATCGGCATCGAGGATTGCTTGCGCGCCACCGAATTCCGCGTGCAATATTCCAATACGCTCCACCATGCCGACGGCGAGGCCGGCGAGCTCAAATCCGTCCTGACGCAGAAGCCGGCCGGCGTCATCATCGCCGGCGCCGAATCCTATCGTGATCTTCTGCCGCTGATCGAGAATGCCACCTGTCCGATCGCCCATATCACCGATCTCAGCCAGGAGCCGGCAACGCTCGTCGTCGGCCTCGATCATCATGCGGCAGGCGCCGAACCCACCCGCTTCCTGCTGTCGAGGGGTTATGAGAGGATCGGCTTCATCGGCCGCGGCACGGATATTCGCTCGCGTCGCCGGAAGGAAGGCTATGAGGCCGCGCTGCGGGAAGCCGGCCGTTTCGATCCCGATCTCGCCATTGGCGGAGATGAGGGAAGCAGCACCGGCCTCGGCAGGGAATTATTTGCCCGCCTGTTGCAGCGCGTGCCGGATATCGATGCCGTCTTTGCCCAAAGCGACGATCTGGCGCTCGGCGTCCTCATCGAATGCGCAGTGCGCGGTATCCGCGTGCCGGAGGATGTCGGCATCTGCGGCTTCAACGATCTGGAATTTTCGGCCTTCACCCAGCCGACGCTGACGACGGTGCAGATTGCACGCTACGATATCGGCTACCGCGTCGCCGACATGCTGCTGCGCGCCATCCGCGACGAGCCGCCCGGCGAAGACAAGGTCGATTGCGGCTTCTCCATCATCCCACGCGGCTCGACGCGGTAA